The following are from one region of the Aequoribacter fuscus genome:
- a CDS encoding DUF599 domain-containing protein: MDWSATLIGGFDSPLMVKDWVAITIFFGTWFAYARIAKFRAKREHTLSSIMRKHREHWMRQVMLREQRVSDATILGNLERVVTFFASTTILLLAGTLTAMMSADGLVEVINSAHLADSASAESVRAKLFFLALIFVYAFFKFTWAVRQYIMCAILLGGAPIHHGEPIELPLSDEFEAFALRAAKMSDLANHDFNHGLRAYYFALALLGWLINVWVLLGASSLVLFTLAQREFASKAVQVLRDQ; the protein is encoded by the coding sequence ATGGATTGGTCGGCTACCCTGATCGGCGGTTTTGATTCGCCTTTGATGGTGAAAGATTGGGTAGCGATCACCATATTTTTTGGTACTTGGTTTGCTTACGCGCGTATTGCTAAGTTTCGCGCTAAGCGGGAGCACACGCTTTCCAGTATTATGCGCAAGCATCGAGAGCATTGGATGCGCCAGGTGATGCTGCGTGAGCAGCGTGTCAGCGATGCGACAATCTTGGGCAATCTAGAGCGGGTGGTGACTTTTTTTGCCTCAACGACGATTCTGCTGCTGGCCGGTACCTTAACGGCCATGATGTCGGCAGATGGTCTGGTGGAGGTGATTAACTCAGCGCATCTGGCGGATTCAGCGTCCGCGGAGTCTGTTCGGGCTAAGCTCTTCTTTTTGGCGCTGATTTTCGTGTACGCTTTTTTTAAGTTCACCTGGGCCGTTCGGCAGTACATTATGTGCGCTATTTTGTTGGGCGGGGCGCCTATTCATCATGGAGAGCCGATCGAGCTGCCCTTGAGTGACGAGTTCGAAGCTTTCGCCCTGCGAGCGGCCAAGATGTCCGATCTGGCAAATCACGATTTTAATCACGGGTTGCGCGCTTACTATTTTGCGTTAGCCTTACTGGGGTGGTTGATCAACGTCTGGGTTTTGCTCGGGGCCAGTTCTTTGGTTCTATTCACTCTCGCGCAGCGCGAGTTTGCGTCAAAAGCGGTTCAGGTCCTGCGCGATCAGTAA
- the thrC gene encoding threonine synthase, protein MKYISTRGKAPALNFEDVLLTGLASDGGLYVPDQLPSFSQEQIRSWRSLSYAELAAEIVYPFVEDTFSREELDTILADTYAVFRHDAIAPMVQIAPNQWVLELFHGPTLAFKDFALQLLGRLLDEVLKRRDERIMIMGATSGDTGSAAIEGCKRCSNIDIFILHPYQRVSDVQRKQMTTVVGENIHNLAVRGNFDDCQALVKATFGDRSGLPADRGLVAVNSINWARIMAQIVYYFYAALSVGGPDRAVSFSVPTGNFGDIFAGYLAKQMGLPVEQLVIATNKNDVLHKMMTTGVYDKMSLEASLSPSMDITVSSNFERLLFDVYDRDGAAIADLFEQFKTEPIHFSETAMARTRALFASHRVSDDETCAEVARLWHDCQYLADPHSAIGVAAARLYGKPETPMITLATAHAAKFPSAIAQAGLDFAPPLPEHLADLFEREERFDVIDNDLATVQAYMSAHVAS, encoded by the coding sequence ATGAAATACATCAGTACCCGCGGTAAAGCGCCAGCGTTAAATTTTGAAGATGTTTTGCTCACCGGATTAGCATCAGACGGCGGTTTGTATGTTCCCGACCAGCTACCGAGCTTTAGTCAAGAACAAATTCGCTCATGGCGCTCGTTAAGCTACGCCGAGCTCGCAGCCGAAATTGTATATCCCTTTGTTGAGGATACGTTTTCTCGGGAAGAATTAGACACGATTTTGGCCGATACGTACGCGGTATTTCGGCACGATGCGATTGCACCGATGGTGCAAATTGCTCCCAATCAATGGGTGCTAGAGCTGTTTCATGGGCCAACCCTGGCGTTTAAAGACTTTGCACTGCAATTGCTCGGGCGCTTGCTTGATGAGGTCCTCAAGCGCCGTGATGAGCGCATTATGATCATGGGCGCGACCTCAGGTGATACGGGGTCGGCTGCAATCGAGGGCTGCAAACGTTGTAGTAATATCGACATTTTTATTCTGCACCCGTATCAGCGCGTGTCGGATGTCCAGCGCAAGCAAATGACGACCGTTGTGGGTGAGAATATTCACAACTTGGCCGTTCGCGGCAATTTTGACGATTGCCAAGCGCTGGTGAAAGCGACATTCGGTGATCGCTCTGGTCTGCCAGCAGATCGCGGTCTAGTCGCGGTGAATTCAATTAACTGGGCCCGCATTATGGCTCAAATTGTCTACTATTTTTATGCTGCTTTGAGCGTCGGTGGTCCCGATCGCGCGGTCAGTTTTTCGGTGCCCACGGGAAATTTTGGTGATATTTTTGCCGGTTATCTCGCTAAACAAATGGGACTGCCGGTAGAGCAGTTGGTGATTGCCACGAATAAAAACGACGTGCTGCACAAAATGATGACCACCGGTGTCTACGACAAGATGTCACTAGAGGCTTCCCTATCCCCGAGTATGGACATCACGGTATCGAGTAACTTTGAGCGCTTATTGTTTGATGTCTACGATCGTGACGGCGCGGCCATTGCAGATTTATTTGAACAGTTCAAAACTGAACCGATTCATTTTTCTGAGACGGCGATGGCACGTACTCGAGCCTTGTTCGCGAGTCATCGCGTTAGCGACGATGAAACCTGCGCTGAGGTTGCGCGTTTGTGGCACGACTGCCAATACTTGGCTGACCCGCATTCAGCCATCGGTGTGGCGGCAGCACGTCTTTACGGAAAGCCCGAAACTCCTATGATCACCTTGGCGACGGCTCACGCGGCGAAGTTCCCCAGCGCGATTGCTCAAGCCGGATTAGATTTTGCGCCACCGTTGCCCGAGCATTTGGCGGATTTATTCGAGCGCGAAGAGCGTTTTGACGTGATCGATAACGACCTTGCTACCGTGCAGGCCTATATGTCTGCCCACGTGGCCAGCTAA
- a CDS encoding homoserine dehydrogenase, with protein sequence MKTIKLGICGLGTVGSGTVNVLAASGEAINRRAGATLEITHIGARRDNALCNTAGIKVSRDIFDVVDDPEIDILIELIGGTTVAKELVERAIKAGKHVVTANKALIAEFGTELFALASEHGVALRYEAAVAGGIPIIKALREGLAGNEINWLAGIINGTTNFILSEMGTAKRAFEDVLAEAQALGYAEADPTFDVEGIDAAHKLVILAAIAFGIPLNINGVYTEGVTRITPADLSFAEELGYRIKHLGIAKLTDAGVNLRVHPTLIPEEQLLSRVNGVENAVLIDGSAVGPTLYCGAGAGAAPTASAVVADIVDIARELAADQLPQIPALGVDADSITEIDSVPMAQVVTPWYLRLNVQDKPGVMSKVSSILSERGISIEALIQKPPTKGQQSVSLVVLTNPAEQAQLLGAVAEIEALETTLSDVMRIRVETLKG encoded by the coding sequence ATGAAAACGATCAAACTGGGTATCTGCGGTTTGGGTACGGTGGGCAGCGGCACGGTTAACGTTCTTGCTGCCAGCGGCGAGGCCATTAACCGCAGAGCGGGTGCAACGTTGGAAATTACGCACATTGGTGCCCGCCGAGATAACGCACTTTGCAATACTGCCGGTATTAAGGTCAGTCGCGATATTTTTGACGTTGTCGACGACCCCGAGATCGATATCTTGATTGAGCTTATTGGTGGCACAACCGTTGCCAAAGAGCTTGTCGAGCGGGCGATCAAAGCGGGAAAGCACGTTGTCACTGCAAACAAGGCGCTGATTGCCGAGTTTGGTACTGAATTATTCGCTTTGGCAAGCGAACACGGTGTGGCACTGCGCTATGAGGCCGCGGTGGCCGGTGGTATTCCCATTATTAAAGCTCTGCGCGAAGGGTTGGCGGGTAACGAAATCAACTGGCTGGCCGGTATTATCAACGGCACCACCAACTTTATTTTGTCCGAGATGGGTACAGCCAAGCGCGCTTTCGAAGATGTGCTGGCAGAAGCGCAAGCTTTGGGTTATGCCGAGGCCGATCCGACCTTCGATGTCGAGGGTATCGATGCGGCGCACAAACTCGTCATTTTGGCGGCGATTGCTTTTGGAATTCCTTTGAATATCAATGGCGTATACACCGAAGGCGTGACGCGTATAACCCCTGCAGATTTAAGTTTTGCCGAGGAGTTGGGTTACCGGATTAAACACTTGGGTATTGCTAAGCTGACCGACGCAGGCGTGAATCTTCGAGTGCACCCCACCTTGATTCCTGAGGAGCAGTTGCTGTCGCGCGTGAACGGCGTTGAAAATGCCGTGCTTATTGATGGCTCTGCCGTCGGACCAACGCTTTACTGTGGTGCAGGTGCAGGGGCCGCTCCGACAGCGTCAGCCGTGGTTGCAGATATCGTGGATATTGCGCGAGAGCTGGCCGCTGATCAGTTGCCGCAAATTCCCGCCTTGGGTGTAGACGCTGACTCGATCACGGAGATCGACAGCGTGCCTATGGCTCAAGTGGTCACGCCCTGGTACTTGCGTTTGAATGTTCAAGACAAGCCCGGAGTCATGTCTAAGGTATCGAGTATCCTGAGCGAGCGAGGCATCAGCATTGAGGCTCTAATCCAAAAACCGCCCACTAAAGGTCAGCAAAGCGTGTCTTTAGTGGTATTAACGAACCCAGCAGAGCAGGCGCAGTTACTGGGCGCAGTCGCTGAAATTGAAGCGCTAGAAACAACACTTTCAGACGTAATGCGGATTCGCGTTGAAACGCTGAAAGGTTAG
- the alaC gene encoding alanine transaminase has protein sequence MNDHFARIDRLPPYVFNITGQLKQEARARGEDIIDFGMGNPDQPTPQHIVDKLVETAQRGDTHRYSQSKGIPRLRRAITTWYKNRYDVDLDPETEAIVTLGSKEGLAHLALATTGPGDAILVPNPSYPIHPYGFVISGADIRHVPMGDEHQFFEELENSIKNSWPRPKMLVLSFPSNPTTQCVQLEFFERVIAIAKEYGIWVVQDLAYADLCFDGYVAPSIMQVEGAKDIAVEFFTMSKSYNMPGWRVGFCVGNPTLVGALAKVKSYLDYGMFTPIQVAAIAALEGDQSCVSDIVALYKSRRDVLCSGLNNAGWPVVPPKATMFVWAQIPEAYRDMGSLEFSKKLLKDAKVAVSPGIGFGEYGEGYVRFGLIENEHRTRQAIRNIKKMFKNDGLVG, from the coding sequence GTGAACGACCATTTTGCACGAATCGACCGTCTCCCTCCTTACGTCTTCAACATTACAGGGCAGCTCAAGCAGGAAGCCCGCGCGCGGGGCGAAGACATCATTGACTTTGGTATGGGTAACCCCGATCAACCTACGCCACAGCACATTGTCGATAAGTTGGTCGAGACTGCTCAGCGTGGCGACACACATCGCTATTCGCAGTCTAAGGGAATTCCTCGGTTACGTCGGGCCATTACCACGTGGTATAAGAATCGCTACGACGTTGATTTAGATCCAGAAACAGAGGCCATTGTCACGCTGGGGTCAAAAGAAGGTCTGGCGCACTTGGCTTTGGCCACCACTGGGCCTGGTGATGCCATTTTGGTGCCCAATCCGAGCTATCCGATCCACCCTTACGGTTTTGTGATTTCCGGGGCCGATATTCGCCACGTCCCGATGGGCGACGAGCACCAGTTTTTTGAAGAATTAGAAAACTCGATCAAAAATTCCTGGCCACGTCCTAAGATGTTGGTGCTGAGTTTCCCGTCGAACCCAACGACGCAGTGTGTGCAGTTGGAGTTTTTTGAGCGTGTCATCGCCATTGCGAAAGAATATGGCATATGGGTGGTTCAAGATTTAGCCTACGCTGATCTTTGCTTTGATGGGTACGTCGCGCCATCGATCATGCAGGTCGAGGGCGCGAAAGATATCGCGGTTGAATTCTTTACGATGTCGAAAAGTTACAATATGCCTGGCTGGCGGGTCGGCTTTTGCGTGGGTAATCCCACCTTGGTTGGCGCTTTGGCTAAAGTAAAAAGTTACCTTGATTACGGCATGTTCACACCTATACAGGTTGCCGCAATTGCCGCCTTAGAGGGCGATCAATCTTGTGTCAGCGATATTGTGGCTTTGTACAAAAGCCGCCGCGATGTGCTTTGCAGTGGCCTGAACAATGCAGGCTGGCCGGTCGTACCCCCGAAAGCGACGATGTTTGTCTGGGCTCAGATTCCCGAGGCTTATCGTGATATGGGATCACTCGAGTTCAGCAAGAAATTGTTGAAAGACGCTAAGGTTGCCGTCTCGCCAGGCATTGGGTTTGGTGAATATGGCGAGGGTTATGTCCGTTTTGGCTTGATCGAAAATGAACACAGAACTCGTCAGGCGATCCGCAACATCAAAAAAATGTTTAAAAACGACGGTTTGGTCGGTTAA
- a CDS encoding DsbC family protein, producing the protein MMKNLQKILIVCLLAMLASRVFGADDDAESRLKQTLEASLAGMVVESVKPAGVDALYEVTFLNGPTIVAHESGSYFFVGDLFSVLESGVVNITEMRRNGERAKLMAAVEDSDTTIFMPEGEVKAVISVFTDTTCYYCRKLHAEVPRLNELGVEVRYLAYPRYGLNPADKNRRGLDELVSTWCSDDRAGTLTAYKNNESRPLKTCASTLVTEQFNLGRAVGVSGTPAIVLDSGELIPGYKTADQLAEILGITKE; encoded by the coding sequence ATGATGAAAAACCTTCAGAAGATCTTGATTGTCTGCCTGTTAGCCATGCTTGCGTCCCGCGTTTTTGGAGCGGACGACGATGCCGAGTCACGGTTAAAACAGACGCTTGAGGCGAGCCTAGCGGGCATGGTGGTTGAGTCTGTAAAACCCGCGGGCGTCGATGCGCTTTACGAGGTGACGTTCCTAAATGGCCCCACGATTGTGGCCCACGAGTCAGGTTCGTACTTTTTTGTCGGCGATTTGTTCTCGGTGCTTGAAAGTGGTGTCGTCAATATTACTGAGATGCGCCGCAATGGCGAGCGTGCGAAATTGATGGCAGCGGTGGAAGACAGCGATACCACCATTTTTATGCCGGAGGGTGAGGTCAAAGCCGTCATTAGCGTGTTTACCGATACGACCTGCTATTACTGCCGCAAGCTACATGCTGAGGTGCCTCGTCTAAACGAGCTAGGGGTTGAGGTGCGCTACCTAGCGTACCCACGGTATGGGCTAAATCCTGCGGACAAAAATCGTCGTGGACTGGATGAATTAGTCAGCACATGGTGCTCTGATGACCGAGCGGGTACCCTGACTGCATACAAAAACAACGAGAGTAGACCACTCAAAACCTGTGCCAGCACGCTAGTTACCGAGCAGTTTAACTTGGGTCGTGCCGTTGGCGTGAGCGGTACTCCCGCGATCGTTTTAGACTCGGGCGAGCTCATTCCAGGCTACAAGACAGCCGATCAACTCGCTGAGATTTTGGGTATTACCAAAGAGTAG
- the xerD gene encoding site-specific tyrosine recombinase XerD: MATSPDIEQFIDALWMERGLSDNSLSAYRTDLAHYQAWLDKAVAGRQLRQADGADLQRYLGLRLKQGRSPRSTARLLSCLRSFYRYALRQNWCVTDPTADVESPKMGRALPKSLSEQDVDALLSAPNVESPIELRDKAMLELLYACGLRVSELVGLTQLNISVNQGVVRVLGKGSKERLVPMGEEALDWLTRYLREGRPLIVEKKANDWLFPSIRGQGMTRQTFWHRIKLYAKRAGIKAPLSPHTLRHAFATHLLNHGADLRVVQMLLGHSDLTTTQIYTHVAQQRLQDLHAKHHPRG, encoded by the coding sequence ATGGCGACGTCTCCTGATATCGAGCAATTCATTGACGCCTTGTGGATGGAGAGGGGGCTCTCCGATAATTCGTTGAGCGCGTATCGTACCGATCTTGCCCACTATCAGGCCTGGTTAGACAAAGCGGTCGCTGGCAGGCAGCTACGTCAAGCTGACGGAGCGGATTTGCAGCGCTATTTGGGACTTCGGTTGAAGCAGGGGCGTTCGCCTCGATCAACGGCTCGTCTGCTATCTTGTTTACGAAGTTTTTATCGCTATGCCCTGCGGCAAAACTGGTGCGTGACGGATCCAACAGCGGATGTGGAGTCGCCTAAAATGGGGCGCGCGTTACCTAAGTCACTCTCTGAGCAGGATGTTGATGCCCTGCTCAGTGCCCCAAACGTCGAAAGCCCCATTGAATTGCGCGACAAAGCGATGCTTGAGTTGTTGTATGCCTGCGGTTTGCGCGTGAGCGAACTGGTAGGGCTCACGCAGCTGAATATCAGTGTTAATCAAGGCGTTGTGCGCGTATTAGGCAAAGGTTCGAAAGAGCGATTGGTGCCGATGGGCGAGGAGGCGCTGGATTGGCTCACGCGCTATTTGCGCGAAGGGCGCCCACTGATCGTTGAAAAAAAAGCGAACGATTGGTTGTTTCCCAGTATTCGCGGGCAAGGTATGACGCGCCAAACCTTTTGGCATCGCATCAAGCTGTATGCGAAGCGGGCGGGAATTAAGGCACCTCTGTCTCCACACACTTTGCGTCACGCTTTTGCGACCCATCTTTTGAATCACGGGGCCGACTTGCGCGTCGTTCAAATGCTATTGGGTCACTCCGATCTAACGACAACGCAAATTTATACTCACGTAGCACAGCAACGCTTGCAAGATTTGCACGCAAAGCACCATCCAAGGGGTTAG
- the rplS gene encoding 50S ribosomal protein L19: protein MSNIISQLEAEQMSKEIPEFSPGDTVVVQVRVKEGNRERLQAFEGVCLGIKNRGLNSAFTLRKISHGVGVERTFQTYSPLVESISVKRRGDVRQAKLYYLRELSGKAARIKEKLSS, encoded by the coding sequence ATGAGTAACATTATTTCTCAGCTTGAAGCAGAGCAAATGAGCAAGGAAATCCCTGAGTTTAGCCCCGGTGATACCGTGGTCGTTCAGGTTCGTGTAAAAGAAGGTAACCGCGAGCGTTTGCAGGCCTTCGAAGGCGTTTGCTTGGGTATTAAAAATCGCGGCCTGAATTCTGCCTTCACTTTGCGCAAGATTTCGCATGGCGTTGGTGTTGAGCGTACCTTTCAGACGTACAGCCCCTTAGTGGAAAGCATTTCGGTCAAACGTCGTGGTGACGTTCGTCAAGCGAAGCTCTACTACTTGCGTGAACTGAGCGGTAAAGCGGCTCGTATTAAAGAAAAGCTGTCTAGCTAA
- the trmD gene encoding tRNA (guanosine(37)-N1)-methyltransferase TrmD, translating to MQLMLVTLFPEMLTALTRSGVTSRACDLGLVQIGAINPRDYAFNKHKSVDDRPYGGGPGMVMAIEPLRLAIDEARKQAPNARVVYMSPQGQPLTQERVKELASNDALIFVAGRYEGIDERLIAAEVDEEISIGDYVLSGGELPAMVVMDAVCRWVPGVLGHDQSAEQDSFVNGLLDCEHYTRPEVYKGQAVPDVLLSGNHERIRKWRLQRSLVRTLERRPDLMEQRELTREEKTLLDEYLAQQQTD from the coding sequence ATGCAGTTAATGCTTGTGACACTTTTTCCCGAGATGTTGACTGCCCTGACCCGGTCAGGGGTCACGAGCAGGGCCTGCGACTTAGGTCTGGTGCAGATTGGTGCGATAAATCCGCGTGATTATGCATTTAATAAGCACAAGTCGGTCGATGATCGTCCTTATGGCGGGGGTCCAGGCATGGTAATGGCGATAGAGCCTTTGCGTTTGGCTATTGACGAGGCGCGAAAGCAGGCGCCGAACGCACGAGTGGTGTATATGTCGCCACAAGGGCAACCTCTAACACAAGAGCGTGTTAAAGAGTTGGCAAGTAACGACGCGTTGATTTTTGTCGCGGGACGTTATGAAGGGATAGATGAGCGGCTGATCGCAGCGGAAGTTGACGAAGAGATCTCGATCGGAGATTACGTCTTAAGCGGTGGTGAGTTGCCGGCGATGGTAGTGATGGATGCGGTTTGTCGATGGGTCCCTGGTGTGTTGGGACACGACCAATCGGCTGAGCAAGACTCGTTTGTTAACGGGCTTCTCGATTGCGAACACTATACGCGCCCAGAAGTATACAAAGGGCAGGCTGTGCCCGACGTGTTGCTCAGTGGTAATCACGAGCGCATTCGGAAATGGCGTTTACAGCGGTCGCTGGTTAGGACATTAGAACGACGTCCTGATCTAATGGAACAACGCGAGTTAACGCGGGAAGAAAAGACGCTGTTGGACGAGTATTTGGCGCAGCAGCAAACAGATTAA
- the rimM gene encoding ribosome maturation factor RimM (Essential for efficient processing of 16S rRNA), whose protein sequence is MAGDDLITVGRVLGAHGVKGWVRIRSFTDPEEQLFEYAPLYLMQRGKKSAFEVEARKSLTKGWSVKLKGLDDRNAAELLKGVDITMPSAVLPELAEDEFYWRDLIGMTVVTKGVLLGEVSNMLETGANDVLVVKSTEGSVDEQERLIPFLLERFVLGVDRASNTIEVDWDPEW, encoded by the coding sequence ATGGCGGGCGATGATCTCATCACGGTCGGGCGAGTGCTCGGCGCGCATGGGGTCAAAGGATGGGTAAGGATAAGAAGCTTCACCGATCCAGAAGAGCAATTGTTTGAGTATGCGCCTTTGTACTTGATGCAAAGAGGCAAAAAGTCTGCGTTTGAAGTTGAGGCTCGAAAAAGTCTGACAAAAGGCTGGTCAGTAAAGCTTAAAGGGCTTGATGATCGAAACGCGGCGGAGTTGTTAAAGGGTGTCGATATAACGATGCCGTCCGCGGTGCTCCCTGAGTTGGCGGAAGACGAATTCTACTGGCGCGACTTGATTGGCATGACAGTAGTGACAAAAGGGGTGTTGCTCGGCGAAGTGAGCAATATGCTGGAAACCGGCGCAAATGATGTGCTCGTTGTTAAGAGCACGGAAGGTAGCGTTGATGAGCAAGAGCGGTTGATTCCATTCTTGCTTGAACGATTTGTTCTCGGCGTTGATAGAGCGTCGAATACCATTGAGGTCGATTGGGATCCTGAGTGGTAA
- the rpsP gene encoding 30S ribosomal protein S16: MVTIRLARGGAKKRPFYHFTVADSRNSRNGRFIERVGFFNPTARGQEERLRVDFDRVDYWRSNGAQVSDRVASLLKEASSSAEA, translated from the coding sequence ATGGTAACAATTCGATTGGCAAGAGGCGGAGCAAAAAAGCGTCCTTTCTACCACTTTACTGTGGCTGATAGCCGTAACTCTCGCAACGGCCGTTTCATTGAGCGTGTGGGCTTTTTTAACCCCACAGCCCGTGGACAGGAAGAGCGTTTGCGCGTTGATTTTGATCGCGTTGACTACTGGCGTAGCAATGGCGCGCAAGTGTCAGATCGCGTTGCCAGCTTGTTGAAAGAGGCTTCTAGCTCAGCTGAGGCCTAA
- the ffh gene encoding signal recognition particle protein, giving the protein MFQSLSDRLSATLKSISGKAKLSEDNIQGTLREVRMALLEADVALPVVKTFTEAVKQRALGQEVAQALSPGQAFLKIVQSELESTMGSANESLNLATQPPAIILMAGLQGAGKTTSVAKLARRLIEREKKSVSVVSADVYRPAAIKQLETLAQEVGARFIPSDMNESPVEIAKRAVQTAKTQFSDVLLVDTAGRLAIDAEMMAEIKDLHAAIDPIETLFVVDAMTGQDAANTAKAFGDALPLTGVILTKVDADVRGGAALSVRSITGKPIKFLGVGEKTQALDPFHPDRIASRILGMGDVLSLIEEAEQKVDKAKAERIAKKVKAGKRFDLEDFRDQLQQMNNMGGVTGMLDKLPGMGGMAQAAQGMDPKMFVRMEAMINSMTPKERRNPDLIAGSRKRRITLGSGTQVQDLNRLLKQHKQMQKMMKKMKGGGLERMMRGMAGNMPKGGGFPFR; this is encoded by the coding sequence ATGTTTCAAAGTTTGTCAGATCGCTTGTCTGCGACCCTAAAATCCATTTCCGGTAAAGCGAAGCTGAGTGAGGATAATATTCAAGGCACACTGCGCGAAGTGCGTATGGCCTTGCTTGAGGCCGATGTTGCCCTACCCGTCGTTAAAACGTTTACGGAGGCGGTTAAACAGCGGGCATTAGGTCAAGAAGTGGCTCAGGCTTTAAGCCCCGGGCAAGCTTTTCTAAAAATCGTTCAATCAGAGCTTGAGTCCACCATGGGCTCGGCCAACGAGTCGTTAAACCTTGCTACGCAGCCTCCCGCTATTATCCTGATGGCTGGTCTACAGGGTGCGGGTAAAACGACATCGGTGGCTAAGTTGGCACGTCGTTTGATCGAACGCGAGAAGAAATCAGTCTCGGTAGTCAGTGCTGACGTTTATCGTCCGGCAGCGATCAAGCAGCTAGAAACCTTGGCTCAGGAGGTCGGTGCTCGTTTTATTCCAAGCGACATGAACGAATCGCCGGTTGAGATTGCCAAGCGCGCGGTGCAAACGGCGAAAACACAATTTAGCGATGTGCTGTTGGTAGATACTGCGGGGCGCCTGGCCATTGATGCAGAAATGATGGCAGAGATAAAAGACCTCCACGCGGCAATTGACCCAATAGAAACCTTATTCGTCGTTGATGCGATGACAGGGCAAGATGCGGCCAACACTGCGAAGGCCTTCGGTGATGCTCTGCCTTTAACAGGCGTGATTTTGACCAAAGTCGATGCCGACGTGCGTGGTGGTGCGGCTCTGTCGGTTCGTTCGATTACGGGTAAGCCGATCAAGTTTTTAGGTGTGGGCGAAAAAACCCAGGCGCTGGACCCTTTCCACCCAGACCGAATAGCCTCGCGCATTTTGGGGATGGGCGATGTTTTATCGCTGATTGAAGAGGCCGAGCAAAAGGTTGATAAGGCCAAAGCGGAACGTATCGCCAAGAAAGTGAAGGCAGGTAAGCGCTTTGACCTAGAGGATTTTCGTGACCAATTACAACAAATGAACAATATGGGTGGGGTAACGGGTATGTTGGATAAACTGCCCGGCATGGGTGGTATGGCCCAGGCTGCTCAGGGCATGGACCCCAAAATGTTTGTGCGTATGGAGGCCATGATCAACTCGATGACGCCGAAAGAGCGCCGCAATCCAGATTTAATCGCAGGCTCTCGTAAGCGTCGCATCACCCTGGGCTCTGGTACACAGGTCCAAGATCTGAATCGTCTACTCAAACAGCACAAACAGATGCAAAAGATGATGAAAAAGATGAAGGGCGGAGGCCTCGAGCGAATGATGCGAGGCATGGCCGGTAACATGCCAAAGGGCGGTGGTTTTCCCTTTCGGTAA
- a CDS encoding cytochrome C assembly family protein, giving the protein MTALIIALATATAYLVAAGHQLYYAPRHRGASSVLALSSGALAIMLHAYLVFGALQSHALAPLGFIEASSLAFLLTNVVAALLLVIRPLQTVLIGLFPLSALTVLVSVLAPSEIQATSLAPGVVIHIACSLSANALLAIAAMQAGLVALQDRQLRRHHNLGVTRWLPPLQKMERLLFELLWIGFAVLSLAIITGFVFLEDMLAQHVAHKTVFTISAWLVYASLLWGHHQQGWRSRTAVKLTLAGFSLILLAYFGSKFVLQWLLD; this is encoded by the coding sequence ATGACCGCCTTGATTATTGCTTTAGCGACAGCCACAGCGTATCTCGTGGCCGCTGGGCACCAACTTTACTACGCACCCAGACATCGTGGAGCCAGCTCTGTTTTGGCCTTGAGCAGCGGCGCACTCGCAATTATGTTGCACGCTTACTTAGTTTTTGGGGCTTTGCAGTCCCACGCTCTCGCGCCGCTGGGGTTTATCGAGGCATCATCACTCGCATTCCTGTTGACCAATGTCGTCGCCGCACTATTGCTGGTCATCAGACCCTTGCAAACGGTGCTGATTGGTCTATTCCCACTCTCTGCCCTGACCGTATTGGTCAGCGTACTGGCACCCAGCGAGATACAGGCCACCTCTCTGGCACCTGGCGTTGTCATTCACATTGCCTGTTCGTTATCCGCCAACGCCTTGCTGGCAATTGCGGCCATGCAGGCCGGGCTCGTCGCCTTACAAGATCGACAGCTGCGTAGACATCACAACTTGGGAGTAACCCGCTGGTTGCCACCACTCCAAAAGATGGAACGCTTACTCTTCGAGCTCTTGTGGATTGGTTTTGCGGTTCTCAGCTTAGCGATCATTACCGGTTTTGTTTTTCTAGAGGACATGCTCGCTCAGCATGTGGCGCACAAAACGGTCTTCACCATCAGCGCCTGGTTGGTTTACGCCAGTCTTTTATGGGGGCATCACCAGCAGGGCTGGCGATCAAGAACCGCGGTAAAACTCACTCTCGCTGGATTTTCCCTCATCCTGCTGGCCTACTTCGGCTCAAAATTCGTGCTGCAGTGGCTCCTCGACTAG